The Enterobacter asburiae genomic sequence ATCAGGTTTTGCCTGCCTAAGCAGTAACAATCCAGTTCTGGCACTCTATCAGTTTCATTCATAGCCTCAATGCATCACGCGTCAGAAACGTGACGCGGATCGAACTTGCTACGGTGATATCAGAAGCTCACCACCGTTTTCAGCTCGGTAACCCAGGCATCCTGGGTGCGACTGACCCCGCCGGGATGGTGCCAGTACTGAATGCCCGGCTGCAGTTCAAGCCACGGCACTGGACGAAAACGGTAGTAAAACTCGCCGTTCAGGGAGTGGCCCGGCACCGGACGATACGCCGGATCGTTATAGTCCGACACGCCGCTCAGGCTGTTCATATAGCGCTGATTGCGGGCGTACTGGCTACTCATATCAATCCAGGTCAAGCCAAAGCCAATCCAGTCTTCCGGTCGCGCGTCAAACAGCCCGCGGTAGCGCAGCGAGGCGGCGTAAACCTGGTGCATGTAGTTGGTACTCTGATCCGCAAGGCTCATGCTGAAAGAGGTGCTCAACCCACGATTCGGATCGTCCTGATGCTGCGTAAGCTGCTGGTTTAGTCCGGCGTACATGAACCAGGTCCGGCTGTGGGTTTCAAACCCGTCCGGATCCGTCGCGCCCGCCCCGCCGGATTTGCCGCGATAGAGATCGGTTTGCGGCGCGTTGTAAACACCACGCCCAGGTTGTACGCGCCCGGCAGGCCGTTAACCAGCGGACGCGCTTCGATTTCAACCGGCAGTAAAACCCCTTTGCTGCCCTTCGTCGACCAGCTCCAGGCGTGGCTGCGGCTGGAGGCGTCCGGGTTTTGCTCCATCACGCCGCCCTTCAGGGTCAGCGTCGGCGTTAATTTATACGCAAGCGTGGTGCCCCAGGTGTGAACGTTCCAGTTGTTCCACGTCAGCGAGTTGGCTGACTTCCCGCCGCACTGCGAAAGCAGCTGGAAATCACAGGGGATGATTTGATCGAAGGTTTGCACCTTGTTCATCATCCCGATGCGCCAGGTCAGACGCCGGTCGTCAAAGCTGCGGGCAAAGGTCAGCCAGCCCAGACGGGTAATGGACTGCCCGCCCCAGCTCTCCTGGGTCAGGTCGTTAAAGTTGACGCGAGGGTCCTGCACGCGTTTGGTGGTGAGGTCGTCATTGTGGTTACGGTTGACGATGTTCCCTTCGATACGCGCATCCGGGATAGCGCTCCAGCGCTCAAGATCCTGGTTGAAGGTCAGCGCAAACTGGTCGATATAGGCCACGTGGGAGTCGTGGTTATATCCGCCACCGCCGTTCCAGCCAATTTCATTCAGGTATCCGAGGTTATAGGTAAAACCGTTATCGTTAAGGATTTTACGTATGCCGAGCATTTCGCCCAGAACAGGCTCCGGCGGAGCCTCAAACCCTAATACCGTTCCGTTCCAGTCCTGCGCCATTGACAGCGGGGATATCGTCAATAAGGCGAACGCATAGAGTTTATTTTTATATGCCATAATAACAACCTGTGATTGAGTATTTTGTGCGTAACCGGCCGCAGGAAACTTTTCTATTTCCTGTCGATATTTCATTTTTTTAAAATCAGTAAAAAGCGCTAAGCCAAATTTCTCTCCTGCGTAAACGAGAGGCAAAAAAAAACCTAAGCGCTCCACAGCGAAAATGCTGTGAAACGCTTAGGTTTTGCCTGTTAGACAGTAACAATCCTGCGTTGAAAACAGTGGCACCTTAACACCGTCGCGCCACGTTGAAAACCTGAACTTTTTTCTGATTTAAAAAAGTGTGAGCAATTTAACGCTTATTATTTTGACTGAATCACCCGGGCAATATCAGACGAAGTCTGTAATGTCCGAATCTCCTGAAATAATCCCAGCGCTTCATCGTACTCTTTGCGTAAATAACTCAGCCACTGTTTAATTCGCGCGACGTGATACAAACCGGTATCGCCTTGCTTTTCCAGTCGGCTGTATTTTTGCAGCAGCGTAACGACGTCTGCCCACGGCATTCGCGGCTCGTTATATTTTACCACCCGGCTGAGGTTGGGCACATTCAACGCGCCGCGACCGATCATCACCGCATCGCAGCCGGTGGCCTGCAGACAGGCCTGCGCGCTCTCGTAATCCCAGATTTCACCGTTGGCGATCACCGGAATGGTGAGGCGCTTGCGGATCTCGCCGATCGCCTGCCAGTTAATGCGCTCGGCCTTGTAGCCATCGTCTTTGGTGCGGCCATGCACCACCAGCTCGGTGGCCCCGGCCTGCTGCACCGCATCGGCGATTTCAAACTGCCTCGCGTCGCTGTCCCACCCCAGGCGCACCTTCACCGTCACCGGCAAATGCGTAGGCACGGCCTCACGCATGGCTTTCGCGCCGCGGTAAATCAGCTCAGGATCTTTCAGCAACGTCGCT encodes the following:
- the dusC gene encoding tRNA dihydrouridine(16) synthase DusC codes for the protein MRVLLAPMEGVLDSLVRELLTEVNDYDLCVTEFLRVVDMLLPVKSFFRLCPELHNQSRTSSGTLVRIQLLGQYPEWLAENAARAVELGSYGVDLNCGCPSKLVNGSGGGATLLKDPELIYRGAKAMREAVPTHLPVTVKVRLGWDSDARQFEIADAVQQAGATELVVHGRTKDDGYKAERINWQAIGEIRKRLTIPVIANGEIWDYESAQACLQATGCDAVMIGRGALNVPNLSRVVKYNEPRMPWADVVTLLQKYSRLEKQGDTGLYHVARIKQWLSYLRKEYDEALGLFQEIRTLQTSSDIARVIQSK